In Mycobacterium tuberculosis H37Rv, a single window of DNA contains:
- the lpdC gene encoding dihydrolipoamide dehydrogenase (Belongs to the pyridine nucleotide-disulfide oxidoreductases class-I), whose amino-acid sequence MTHYDVVVLGAGPGGYVAAIRAAQLGLSTAIVEPKYWGGVCLNVGCIPSKALLRNAELVHIFTKDAKAFGISGEVTFDYGIAYDRSRKVAEGRVAGVHFLMKKNKITEIHGYGTFADANTLLVDLNDGGTESVTFDNAIIATGSSTRLVPGTSLSANVVTYEEQILSRELPKSIIIAGAGAIGMEFGYVLKNYGVDVTIVEFLPRALPNEDADVSKEIEKQFKKLGVTILTATKVESIADGGSQVTVTVTKDGVAQELKAEKVLQAIGFAPNVEGYGLDKAGVALTDRKAIGVDDYMRTNVGHIYAIGDVNGLLQLAHVAEAQGVVAAETIAGAETLTLGDHRMLPRATFCQPNVASFGLTEQQARNEGYDVVVAKFPFTANAKAHGVGDPSGFVKLVADAKHGELLGGHLVGHDVAELLPELTLAQRWDLTASELARNVHTHPTMSEALQECFHGLVGHMINF is encoded by the coding sequence CTCAATGTCGGCTGTATCCCATCCAAGGCGCTGTTGCGCAACGCCGAACTGGTCCACATCTTCACCAAGGACGCCAAAGCATTTGGCATCAGCGGCGAGGTGACCTTCGACTACGGCATCGCCTATGACCGCAGCCGAAAGGTAGCCGAGGGCAGGGTGGCCGGTGTGCACTTCCTGATGAAGAAGAACAAGATCACCGAGATCCACGGGTACGGCACATTTGCCGACGCCAACACGTTGTTGGTTGATCTCAACGACGGCGGTACAGAATCGGTCACGTTCGACAACGCCATCATCGCGACCGGCAGTAGCACCCGGCTGGTTCCCGGCACCTCACTGTCGGCCAACGTAGTCACCTACGAGGAACAGATCCTGTCCCGAGAGCTGCCGAAATCGATCATTATTGCCGGAGCTGGTGCCATTGGCATGGAGTTCGGCTACGTGCTGAAGAACTACGGCGTTGACGTGACCATCGTGGAATTCCTTCCGCGGGCGCTGCCCAACGAGGACGCCGATGTGTCCAAGGAGATCGAGAAGCAGTTCAAAAAGCTGGGTGTCACGATCCTGACCGCCACGAAGGTCGAGTCCATCGCCGATGGCGGGTCGCAGGTCACCGTGACCGTCACCAAGGACGGCGTGGCGCAAGAGCTTAAGGCGGAAAAGGTGTTGCAGGCCATCGGATTTGCGCCCAACGTCGAAGGGTACGGGCTGGACAAGGCAGGCGTCGCGCTGACCGACCGCAAGGCTATCGGTGTCGACGACTACATGCGTACCAACGTGGGCCACATCTACGCTATCGGCGATGTCAATGGATTACTGCAGCTGGCGCACGTCGCCGAGGCACAAGGCGTGGTAGCCGCCGAAACCATTGCCGGTGCAGAGACTTTGACGCTGGGCGACCATCGGATGTTGCCGCGCGCGACGTTCTGTCAGCCAAACGTTGCCAGCTTCGGGCTCACCGAGCAGCAAGCCCGCAACGAAGGTTACGACGTGGTGGTGGCCAAGTTCCCGTTCACGGCCAACGCCAAGGCGCACGGCGTGGGTGACCCCAGTGGGTTCGTCAAGCTGGTGGCCGACGCCAAGCACGGCGAGCTACTGGGTGGGCACCTGGTCGGCCACGACGTGGCCGAGCTGCTGCCGGAGCTCACGCTGGCGCAGAGGTGGGACCTGACCGCCAGCGAGCTGGCTCGCAACGTCCACACCCACCCAACGATGTCTGAGGCGCTGCAGGAGTGCTTCCACGGCCTGGTTGGCCACATGATCAATTTCTGA
- a CDS encoding transmembrane protein produces MVAHRAEVSGSPPPRLNLSTQPTVARRVRASFAESFAAADPEADAARRMALRRMKVVAVGFLVGATGVFLACRWAQADGADHAWLGYLGAAAEAGMVGALADWFAVTALFKHPLGIPIPHTAIIKRKKDQLGEGLGTFVRENFLSPPVVETKLRDAQIPSRLGKWLSEATHAQRVAAETATVLRVLVELLRDEDIQQVIDRMIVRRIAEPQWGPPAGRVLATLLAENRQEAFIQLLADRAFQWSLNAGVVIQRVVERDSPSWSPRFIDHLVGDRIHRELMEFTDKVRRNPDHELRRSATRFLFDFADDLQHDPATVARADAIKEELMARDEIATAAAAAWKTLKRLVLEGVDDPSSALRTRITDAVIRIGESLRDDADLRDKVDSWTVRAAQHLVSEYGVEITAIITETIERWDAEEASRRIELHVGRDLQFIRINGTVVGAMAGLAIYAIAQLLF; encoded by the coding sequence GTGGTGGCACATAGAGCCGAGGTGTCGGGCTCGCCGCCGCCACGGCTGAATTTGAGCACCCAGCCGACGGTGGCGCGGCGTGTCCGCGCCTCCTTCGCGGAATCCTTCGCCGCAGCCGATCCGGAGGCGGATGCCGCCCGGCGGATGGCGCTGCGTCGGATGAAAGTGGTGGCAGTGGGGTTTTTGGTAGGCGCCACCGGCGTGTTCCTCGCTTGTCGCTGGGCACAGGCCGATGGCGCTGACCACGCGTGGCTGGGTTATCTGGGCGCTGCGGCGGAAGCCGGTATGGTCGGCGCCTTGGCGGACTGGTTCGCGGTGACCGCGCTGTTCAAGCATCCGCTAGGCATTCCGATCCCGCATACGGCGATCATCAAGCGCAAGAAGGATCAGCTGGGCGAGGGCCTGGGCACCTTCGTGCGGGAGAATTTCCTGTCGCCGCCGGTCGTGGAGACCAAGCTGCGTGATGCGCAGATACCGAGTCGGCTTGGCAAGTGGTTGTCAGAGGCCACGCATGCCCAGCGGGTGGCGGCCGAGACCGCAACGGTGCTGCGGGTGCTGGTGGAGCTGCTGCGTGACGAGGACATCCAGCAGGTGATCGACCGGATGATTGTGCGTCGTATCGCCGAACCGCAGTGGGGTCCGCCGGCGGGCCGGGTGCTGGCGACGTTGCTGGCCGAGAATCGGCAGGAAGCCTTTATCCAATTGTTGGCCGATCGGGCGTTCCAGTGGTCGCTCAACGCCGGGGTGGTGATCCAGCGGGTGGTGGAGCGTGACTCGCCGAGTTGGTCGCCCCGATTCATCGACCACCTGGTTGGCGACCGTATCCACCGTGAGTTGATGGAATTTACCGACAAGGTGCGCCGCAACCCCGATCACGAGTTGCGCCGTTCGGCTACCCGCTTCTTGTTCGATTTCGCTGACGACCTGCAACACGATCCGGCCACTGTCGCGCGCGCCGACGCGATCAAAGAGGAGCTAATGGCGCGCGATGAGATCGCCACTGCGGCCGCGGCGGCGTGGAAGACACTGAAGCGGTTGGTGCTCGAGGGTGTTGACGACCCGTCCAGTGCGTTGCGCACCCGCATCACCGATGCGGTCATCCGGATCGGCGAATCGCTTCGTGACGATGCCGACCTGCGTGACAAGGTAGACAGTTGGACGGTGCGGGCGGCCCAACATCTGGTCTCGGAGTACGGGGTGGAGATCACCGCGATCATCACCGAGACGATCGAGCGCTGGGACGCCGAGGAAGCCAGCCGGCGAATCGAACTGCACGTCGGCCGAGACCTGCAGTTCATTCGGATCAACGGAACAGTGGTCGGGGCGATGGCAGGGTTGGCGATCTATGCGATCGCGCAACTGTTGTTCTGA
- the pcaA gene encoding cyclopropane mycolic acid synthase (mycolic acid synthase PcaA), with protein sequence MSVQLTPHFGNVQAHYDLSDDFFRLFLDPTQTYSCAYFERDDMTLQEAQIAKIDLALGKLNLEPGMTLLDIGCGWGATMRRAIEKYDVNVVGLTLSENQAGHVQKMFDQMDTPRSRRVLLEGWEKFDEPVDRIVSIGAFEHFGHQRYHHFFEVTHRTLPADGKMLLHTIVRPTFKEGREKGLTLTHELVHFTKFILAEIFPGGWLPSIPTVHEYAEKVGFRVTAVQSLQLHYARTLDMWATALEANKDQAIAIQSQTVYDRYMKYLTGCAKLFRQGYTDVDQFTLEK encoded by the coding sequence ATGTCCGTGCAGCTCACGCCGCATTTTGGAAACGTGCAAGCTCATTACGACCTCTCCGACGACTTTTTCCGGCTGTTCTTGGACCCCACCCAGACCTACAGCTGTGCCTACTTCGAACGCGACGACATGACGCTGCAGGAGGCCCAGATCGCCAAGATCGACCTGGCCCTGGGCAAGCTGAACCTCGAACCCGGGATGACGTTGCTGGACATCGGCTGCGGCTGGGGCGCGACCATGCGGCGCGCCATCGAGAAATACGACGTCAATGTCGTGGGCCTGACGTTGTCGGAGAACCAGGCCGGTCATGTCCAGAAAATGTTCGACCAAATGGACACCCCCCGCTCCAGACGAGTGTTGCTGGAGGGATGGGAGAAATTTGACGAGCCCGTCGACCGCATCGTCTCGATCGGCGCGTTCGAGCACTTCGGCCACCAGCGCTACCACCATTTCTTCGAGGTGACCCACCGCACGTTGCCGGCCGACGGCAAGATGTTGCTGCACACCATCGTGCGCCCCACCTTCAAAGAAGGCAGGGAAAAGGGCCTGACGTTGACCCACGAACTGGTTCACTTCACCAAATTCATCCTGGCCGAGATCTTCCCCGGTGGCTGGCTGCCGTCCATCCCGACGGTGCACGAGTACGCCGAGAAGGTCGGCTTCCGGGTCACCGCGGTCCAGTCATTGCAGCTGCACTACGCCAGGACGCTGGACATGTGGGCCACAGCGCTCGAGGCCAACAAAGATCAGGCCATCGCGATCCAGTCGCAGACTGTCTACGACCGCTACATGAAGTACCTGACCGGCTGCGCGAAGCTGTTCCGCCAGGGTTACACCGACGTCGACCAGTTCACACTGGAAAAGTAA
- a CDS encoding HTH-type transcriptional regulator — protein MAERIPAVTVKTDGRKRRWHQHKVERRNELVDGTIEAIRRHGRFLSMDEIAAEIGVSKTVLYRYFVDKNDLTTAVMMRFTQTTLIPNMIAALSADMDGFELTREIIRVYVETVAAQPEPYRFVMANSSASKSKVIADSERIIARMLAVMLRRRMQEAGMDTGGVEPWAYLIVGGVQLATHSWMSDPRMSSDELIDYLTMLSWSALCGIVEAGGSLEKFREQPHPSPIVPAWGQV, from the coding sequence GTGGCAGAGCGTATCCCGGCCGTGACCGTGAAGACGGATGGTCGCAAGCGACGCTGGCACCAGCACAAGGTGGAGCGCCGCAATGAGCTGGTGGACGGCACGATTGAGGCGATTCGCCGGCATGGCCGCTTCCTCAGCATGGACGAGATAGCGGCCGAGATCGGGGTCTCCAAGACCGTGCTCTACCGCTACTTCGTCGACAAAAACGACCTGACGACCGCCGTGATGATGCGGTTCACGCAGACCACCTTGATCCCCAACATGATCGCTGCGCTGTCGGCCGATATGGATGGTTTCGAACTGACCCGCGAAATCATCCGGGTCTATGTCGAGACCGTGGCGGCCCAACCGGAGCCGTATCGGTTCGTGATGGCGAATAGCTCGGCCAGCAAAAGCAAAGTGATTGCCGACTCGGAGCGAATCATTGCCCGCATGCTCGCGGTGATGCTGCGCCGCCGCATGCAAGAAGCCGGGATGGACACCGGCGGAGTCGAGCCGTGGGCATATCTGATCGTGGGCGGCGTGCAGCTGGCCACCCACTCCTGGATGTCAGACCCGCGCATGAGCAGTGACGAACTGATCGACTACCTGACGATGCTGAGCTGGAGCGCACTGTGCGGCATCGTCGAGGCCGGCGGATCGTTGGAGAAGTTTCGCGAGCAGCCGCATCCTTCGCCGATCGTGCCTGCCTGGGGGCAGGTCTAG
- a CDS encoding membrane protein, with protein MTRRASTDTPQIIMGAIGGVVTGYILWLAAISVGDGLTTVSQWSRVVLLLSVLVAVCGAAGGLRLRSRGKLAWSAFAFSLPIPPVVLTVAVLADIYL; from the coding sequence ATGACGAGGCGCGCGAGCACTGACACCCCCCAGATCATCATGGGTGCCATCGGTGGTGTGGTTACCGGCTACATCCTCTGGCTGGCGGCGATCTCCGTCGGCGATGGTCTGACGACGGTGAGTCAATGGAGTCGCGTGGTGTTATTGCTGTCGGTCCTGGTGGCGGTGTGCGGCGCGGCGGGCGGCTTGCGGCTGCGCAGCCGCGGCAAGCTCGCGTGGTCGGCGTTTGCTTTCAGTTTGCCGATTCCTCCCGTGGTGCTGACCGTGGCGGTGCTGGCCGACATCTACCTTTGA
- a CDS encoding HTH-type transcriptional regulator yields MSSEEKLAAKVSTKASDVASDIGSFIRSQRETAHVSMRQLAERSGVSNPYLSQVERGLRKPSADVLSQIAKALRVSAEVLYVRAGILEPSETSQVRDAIITDTAITERQKQILLDIYASFTHQNEATREECPSDPTPTDD; encoded by the coding sequence ATGTCGTCGGAGGAGAAGCTGGCCGCCAAGGTGTCCACCAAGGCCTCCGATGTGGCTTCCGACATCGGCAGCTTCATCAGGTCGCAACGTGAGACGGCGCACGTCTCGATGCGGCAGCTCGCCGAGCGGTCCGGCGTCAGCAATCCGTACCTGAGCCAGGTTGAGCGCGGATTGCGTAAGCCGTCCGCCGACGTGTTGAGCCAGATCGCAAAGGCGCTGCGGGTCTCGGCCGAAGTCCTTTATGTGCGCGCCGGGATTCTCGAGCCCAGCGAGACCAGTCAGGTGCGTGACGCCATCATCACCGATACGGCGATCACCGAGCGTCAGAAGCAGATTCTGCTCGATATCTACGCGTCATTTACCCACCAGAACGAAGCCACCCGGGAGGAGTGTCCGAGCGATCCGACACCGACCGATGACTAG
- the umaA gene encoding mycolic acid synthase UmaA, translated as MTELRPFYEESQSIYDVSDEFFSLFLDPTMAYTCAYFEREDMTLEEAQNAKFDLALDKLHLEPGMTLLDIGCGWGGGLQRAIENYDVNVIGITLSRNQFEYSKAKLAKIPTERSVQVRLQGWDEFTDKVDRIVSIGAFEAFKMERYAAFFERSYDILPDDGRMLLHTILTYTQKQMHEMGVKVTMSDVRFMKFIGEEIFPGGQLPAQEDIFKFAQAADFSVEKVQLLQQHYARTLNIWAANLEANKDRAIALQSEEIYNKYMHYLTGCEHFFRKGISNVGQFTLTK; from the coding sequence ATGACTGAGTTAAGGCCCTTTTACGAAGAGTCGCAATCGATTTACGACGTTTCCGACGAGTTTTTCTCACTGTTTCTAGACCCCACGATGGCTTACACCTGCGCGTACTTCGAGCGTGAGGACATGACTCTCGAAGAAGCGCAAAACGCGAAGTTCGATTTGGCGCTGGACAAGTTGCATCTTGAGCCCGGGATGACGCTGCTCGATATTGGCTGCGGCTGGGGTGGTGGGCTGCAACGAGCGATCGAGAACTACGATGTGAACGTCATCGGTATCACGCTCAGTCGCAATCAGTTCGAGTACAGCAAAGCGAAATTGGCGAAAATTCCCACCGAACGCAGCGTCCAGGTGCGGCTGCAGGGCTGGGATGAGTTCACGGACAAGGTCGACCGTATTGTCAGCATCGGTGCCTTCGAAGCATTCAAAATGGAGCGTTATGCGGCATTCTTTGAGCGTTCCTACGACATACTTCCAGATGACGGCCGGATGCTGCTGCACACAATTCTGACCTATACGCAGAAGCAGATGCATGAGATGGGCGTCAAGGTGACGATGAGCGATGTGCGGTTTATGAAATTCATCGGCGAAGAAATTTTTCCGGGCGGACAGTTACCGGCGCAGGAAGACATCTTCAAATTTGCGCAGGCGGCGGACTTTTCGGTGGAGAAGGTGCAATTGCTGCAGCAGCATTACGCTCGGACGCTAAACATCTGGGCGGCGAATCTGGAGGCTAACAAGGACCGCGCCATTGCTCTTCAGTCCGAGGAGATTTACAACAAATACATGCACTATCTGACCGGATGTGAGCACTTCTTCCGCAAGGGCATCAGCAACGTGGGACAGTTCACACTGACCAAGTAG
- the fadB2 gene encoding 3-hydroxybutyryl-CoA dehydrogenase (beta-hydroxybutyryl-CoA dehydrogenase (BHBD)) — protein MSDAIQRVGVVGAGQMGSGIAEVSARAGVEVTVFEPAEALITAGRNRIVKSLERAVSAGKVTERERDRALGLLTFTTDLNDLSDRQLVIEAVVEDEAVKSEIFAELDRVVTDPDAVLASNTSSIPIMKVAAATKQPQRVLGLHFFNPVPVLPLVELVRTLVTDEAAAARTEEFASTVLGKQVVRCSDRSGFVVNALLVPYLLSAIRMVEAGFATVEDVDKAVVAGLSHPMGPLRLSDLVGLDTLKLIADKMFEEFKEPHYGPPPLLLRMVEAGQLGKKSGRGFYTY, from the coding sequence GTGAGCGATGCGATCCAGCGGGTAGGGGTTGTCGGGGCCGGGCAGATGGGGTCCGGCATCGCCGAGGTCTCGGCTCGCGCCGGCGTCGAAGTGACGGTGTTCGAGCCGGCCGAGGCGTTGATCACCGCGGGACGCAACCGCATCGTGAAGTCGCTGGAGCGGGCCGTCAGCGCCGGCAAGGTAACCGAGCGCGAGCGTGACCGCGCCCTCGGCCTGTTGACCTTCACCACCGACCTCAACGACCTATCCGATAGGCAACTGGTGATCGAGGCCGTTGTCGAGGACGAGGCCGTCAAGTCCGAGATCTTCGCCGAGCTCGACCGGGTCGTCACCGATCCGGACGCGGTGCTGGCGTCGAATACCTCCAGCATCCCGATCATGAAGGTCGCCGCGGCCACCAAGCAGCCGCAACGGGTTCTTGGCCTGCATTTCTTCAATCCGGTCCCGGTGCTGCCGCTGGTCGAGTTGGTGCGCACGCTGGTCACCGACGAAGCCGCCGCCGCGCGCACGGAGGAGTTTGCCAGTACTGTGCTGGGCAAACAGGTCGTGCGTTGCTCCGACCGCTCCGGATTCGTGGTCAATGCGCTCCTGGTGCCGTATTTGCTGTCGGCGATTCGGATGGTCGAGGCCGGGTTTGCCACCGTCGAAGATGTCGACAAGGCCGTTGTTGCGGGGTTATCGCACCCGATGGGTCCGCTGCGGCTTTCCGATCTTGTCGGCCTAGACACCCTCAAGCTGATCGCGGACAAGATGTTCGAAGAATTCAAAGAACCGCACTACGGGCCCCCTCCGCTGTTGCTGCGTATGGTTGAGGCGGGCCAGTTGGGAAAGAAATCGGGTCGAGGTTTCTACACGTACTGA
- a CDS encoding hypothetical protein (A core mycobacterial gene; conserved in mycobacterial strains (See Marmiesse et al., 2004 PMID:14766927).): MTGQNGQVARISPGKFRQLGPVNWLVAKLAARAVGAPQMHLFTTLGYRQYLFWTFAIYTGRLLHGRLPGVDTELVILRVAHLRSCEYELQHHRRMARRRGLDANTQATIFAWPDVPDGDGPRKVLSARQQALLQATDELIKDRTITAGTWERLATHLDPRLLIEFCLLATQYDAIAATITALAIPPDNPQ, encoded by the coding sequence ATGACCGGTCAGAACGGCCAAGTCGCGCGTATCTCCCCGGGGAAGTTCCGCCAGCTGGGGCCGGTCAACTGGCTGGTGGCCAAGCTGGCCGCACGTGCGGTTGGGGCACCGCAGATGCACCTGTTCACCACGCTGGGCTACCGCCAGTACTTGTTCTGGACCTTTGCCATCTACACCGGCCGACTACTGCACGGGCGGCTGCCCGGCGTCGATACCGAGTTGGTGATCCTTCGGGTCGCACACCTACGATCTTGCGAATACGAACTTCAGCATCATCGCCGAATGGCGCGCCGTCGGGGCCTAGACGCCAACACCCAGGCCACGATATTCGCCTGGCCCGACGTTCCAGATGGAGACGGACCGCGAAAAGTGCTCAGCGCCCGCCAACAGGCGCTGCTACAGGCTACCGATGAATTGATCAAGGATCGCACGATCACCGCGGGCACCTGGGAGCGGCTGGCAACTCACCTCGATCCGCGCCTGTTGATCGAATTCTGTTTACTCGCAACCCAATACGACGCGATCGCCGCAACGATCACCGCCCTGGCCATCCCGCCGGACAACCCACAGTAG
- a CDS encoding HTH-type transcriptional regulator: MSKTYVGSRVRQLRNERGFSQAALAQMLEISPSYLNQIEHDVRPLTVAVLLRITEVFGVDATFFASQDDTRLVAELREVTLDRDLDIAIDPHEVAEMVSAHPGLACAVVNLHRRYRITTAQLAAATEERFSDGSGRGSITMPHEEVRDYFYQRQNYLHALDTAAEDLTAQMRMHHGDLARELTRRLTEVHGVRINKRIDLGDTVLHRYDPATNTLEISSHLSPGQQVFKMAAELAYLEFGDLIDAMVTDGKFTSAESRTLARLGLANYFAAATVLPYRQFHDVAENFRYDVERLSAFYSVSYETIAHRLSTLQRPSMRGVPFTFVRVDRAGNMSKRQSATGFHFSSSGGTCPLWNVYETFANPGKILVQIAQMPDGRNYLWVARTVELRAARYGQPGKTFAIGLGCELRHAHRLVYSEGLDLSGDPNTAATPIGAGCRVCERDNCPQRAFPALGRALDLDEHRSTVSPYLVKQL, encoded by the coding sequence GTGTCCAAGACCTACGTCGGCTCGCGGGTCCGCCAACTGCGTAACGAGCGCGGGTTCAGCCAGGCCGCGCTGGCCCAGATGCTGGAGATCTCGCCGAGCTATCTGAACCAGATCGAACACGACGTCCGGCCGCTGACCGTGGCCGTGCTGCTGCGCATCACCGAAGTGTTCGGGGTGGACGCGACGTTCTTTGCCTCCCAGGACGACACCCGGCTGGTTGCCGAACTCAGGGAGGTGACCCTGGACCGCGATCTAGACATCGCCATCGACCCGCATGAAGTGGCCGAAATGGTCAGCGCTCATCCCGGGCTGGCCTGCGCGGTGGTCAACCTGCATCGGCGCTACCGGATCACCACCGCGCAGCTGGCCGCCGCGACCGAGGAGCGGTTCTCCGACGGCAGTGGCCGAGGGTCGATCACCATGCCGCACGAAGAGGTGCGCGACTACTTCTACCAACGCCAGAACTATCTACATGCGCTGGACACCGCGGCCGAAGACCTCACGGCCCAGATGCGGATGCACCACGGCGACCTGGCCCGCGAATTGACCCGCCGGCTCACCGAGGTGCACGGAGTACGCATCAACAAGCGCATCGACCTCGGTGACACCGTGCTGCACCGCTACGACCCCGCGACCAACACGCTGGAGATCAGCAGTCACCTCTCCCCGGGCCAGCAGGTGTTCAAGATGGCCGCCGAGTTGGCCTATCTCGAGTTCGGCGACCTCATCGACGCCATGGTCACCGACGGCAAGTTCACCAGCGCCGAGTCGCGGACGTTGGCCCGGCTGGGCCTGGCTAATTACTTCGCCGCGGCCACCGTGCTGCCCTACCGCCAGTTCCACGACGTCGCCGAGAATTTCCGCTACGACGTCGAGCGGCTGTCGGCGTTCTACTCGGTGAGCTACGAGACCATCGCCCACCGGCTGTCGACACTACAACGGCCTTCGATGCGCGGGGTCCCGTTCACCTTCGTCCGGGTGGACCGAGCGGGAAACATGTCAAAACGTCAGTCGGCCACCGGCTTTCACTTCTCCTCCAGCGGCGGCACCTGCCCGCTGTGGAACGTCTACGAAACGTTTGCCAACCCGGGGAAGATCTTGGTGCAAATCGCCCAGATGCCCGACGGCCGCAACTACCTGTGGGTGGCCCGCACCGTTGAGCTCCGGGCCGCCCGGTATGGTCAGCCCGGTAAGACCTTCGCGATCGGGCTGGGCTGCGAACTTCGCCACGCGCACCGGCTCGTCTACTCGGAAGGACTCGACTTGTCGGGTGACCCGAATACTGCGGCCACACCTATCGGCGCCGGTTGCCGCGTCTGCGAACGCGACAACTGTCCGCAACGCGCCTTCCCCGCCTTGGGGCGGGCACTGGATCTCGACGAACACCGCAGCACGGTGTCCCCGTATCTGGTGAAACAACTATGA
- the icl1 gene encoding isocitrate lyase (Icl (isocitrase) (isocitratase)), with product MSVVGTPKSAEQIQQEWDTNPRWKDVTRTYSAEDVVALQGSVVEEHTLARRGAEVLWEQLHDLEWVNALGALTGNMAVQQVRAGLKAIYLSGWQVAGDANLSGHTYPDQSLYPANSVPQVVRRINNALQRADQIAKIEGDTSVENWLAPIVADGEAGFGGALNVYELQKALIAAGVAGSHWEDQLASEKKCGHLGGKVLIPTQQHIRTLTSARLAADVADVPTVVIARTDAEAATLITSDVDERDQPFITGERTREGFYRTKNGIEPCIARAKAYAPFADLIWMETGTPDLEAARQFSEAVKAEYPDQMLAYNCSPSFNWKKHLDDATIAKFQKELAAMGFKFQFITLAGFHALNYSMFDLAYGYAQNQMSAYVELQEREFAAEERGYTATKHQREVGAGYFDRIATTVDPNSSTTALTGSTEEGQFH from the coding sequence ATGTCTGTCGTCGGCACCCCGAAGAGCGCGGAGCAGATCCAGCAGGAATGGGACACGAACCCGCGCTGGAAGGACGTCACCCGCACCTACTCCGCCGAGGACGTCGTCGCCCTCCAGGGCAGCGTGGTCGAGGAGCACACGCTGGCCCGCCGCGGTGCGGAGGTGCTGTGGGAGCAGCTGCACGACCTCGAGTGGGTCAACGCGCTGGGCGCGCTGACCGGCAACATGGCCGTCCAGCAGGTGCGCGCCGGCCTGAAGGCCATCTACCTGTCGGGCTGGCAGGTCGCCGGCGATGCCAACCTGTCCGGGCACACCTACCCCGACCAGAGCCTGTATCCCGCCAACTCGGTGCCGCAGGTGGTCCGCCGGATCAACAACGCACTGCAGCGCGCCGACCAGATCGCCAAGATCGAGGGCGATACTTCGGTGGAGAACTGGCTGGCGCCGATTGTCGCCGACGGCGAGGCCGGCTTTGGCGGCGCGCTCAACGTCTACGAGCTGCAGAAAGCCCTGATCGCCGCGGGCGTTGCGGGTTCGCACTGGGAGGACCAGTTGGCCTCTGAGAAGAAGTGCGGCCACCTGGGCGGCAAGGTGTTGATCCCGACCCAGCAGCACATCCGCACTTTGACGTCTGCTCGGCTCGCGGCCGATGTGGCTGATGTTCCCACGGTGGTGATCGCCCGTACCGACGCCGAGGCGGCCACGCTGATCACCTCCGACGTCGACGAGCGCGACCAGCCGTTCATCACCGGCGAGCGCACCCGGGAAGGCTTCTACCGCACCAAGAACGGCATCGAGCCTTGCATCGCTCGGGCGAAGGCCTACGCCCCGTTCGCCGACTTGATCTGGATGGAGACCGGTACCCCGGACCTCGAGGCCGCCCGGCAGTTCTCCGAGGCGGTCAAGGCGGAGTACCCGGACCAGATGCTGGCCTACAACTGCTCGCCATCGTTCAACTGGAAAAAGCACCTCGACGACGCCACCATCGCCAAGTTCCAGAAGGAGCTGGCAGCCATGGGCTTCAAGTTCCAGTTCATCACGCTGGCCGGCTTCCATGCGCTGAACTACTCGATGTTCGATCTGGCCTACGGCTACGCCCAGAACCAGATGAGCGCGTATGTCGAACTGCAGGAACGCGAGTTCGCCGCCGAAGAACGGGGCTACACCGCGACCAAGCACCAGCGCGAGGTCGGCGCCGGCTACTTCGACCGGATTGCCACCACCGTGGACCCGAATTCGTCGACCACCGCGTTGACCGGTTCCACCGAAGAGGGCCAGTTCCACTAG